The Coregonus clupeaformis isolate EN_2021a chromosome 6, ASM2061545v1, whole genome shotgun sequence genome has a segment encoding these proteins:
- the LOC123487741 gene encoding calponin homology domain-containing protein DDB_G0272472-like, which yields MSHRSKESQCKGSLVEPVEETEQTDESSVVQEAVQSEEPRQSGRARTLTEKGKEFQKEKTKELLIRFDSIYERWKVLTKVAKKSVTKQDPSNILHEHSSTIQRELSELNNVYEEYRRIDSPAHEMRRKLDKCISVTKIVVHNAQSQIQGTKEELIWPDASSVFASTISSVSSPDFKSSKATSIRSNVSSVKRQEAAAEYAATKAVLKIMAEQECHQEKLQRLEVEDKKIVAEQEVAAVTRRLQGEREETERKIEKERQEALLLKKQQEENAARKRSVEDLKRELGRLEEIKRLNAARATLQVYDENELYPDQRLTPHKSELPTFEQPIDQVNPVYQHPQPLRDVAPRSVLQNDTRACESPG from the coding sequence ATGTCACATAGAAGTAAAGAGAGTCAGTGTAAAGGATCACTCGTAGAGCCAGTAGAAGAGACAGAGCAGACAGATGAGTCTAGCGTTGTACAAGAAGCAGTACAGTCTGAAGAGCCTCGACAGAGTGGAAGAGCCCGTACATTAACGGAAAAGGGAAAAGAATTTCAGAAAGAAAAAACAAAAGAACTACTAATTCGCTTTGACAGCATTTATGAACGCTGGAAAGTTTTAACTAAGGTGGCTAAGAAATCAGTTACAAAACAAGATCCAAGTAACATCCTACACGAACACAGCAGCACTATTCAAAGAGAGTTATCTGAACTGAATAATGTTTATGAAGAATATCGCAGGATTGACAGCCCAGCTCACGAGATGCGCCGCAAGCTGGATAAATGTATATCAGTCACCAAGATTGTTGTACACAACGCGCAATCTCAAATTCAAGGAACAAAGGAGGAACTGATTTGGCCGGATGCAAGCTCCGTATTCGCATCTACGATTTCCAGTGTGTCATCTCCAGACTTTAAGTCTTCTAAGGCCACTTCCATTCGCTCTAATGTATCCTCAGTTAAACGACAAGAAGCCGCTGCTGAGTATGCAGCCACAAAGGCTGTGTTGAAGATTATGGCTGAGCAAGAGTGCCACCAAGAGAAACTCCAAAGACTTGAAGTTGAGGATAAGAAGATAGTTGCAGAGCAAGAAGTAGCTGCAGTAACTCGTCGTCTTCAAGGCGAAAGAGAAGAGACTGAACGTAAGATAGAAAAGGAGAGACAAGAAGCTTTGCTCTTAAAGAAACAGCAAGAAGAGAATGCTGCAAGGAAAAGATCTGTAGAAGACTTAAAAAGAGAGCTTGGACGTTTAGAGGAGATAAAAAGACTGAACGCGGCCAGAGCAACGCTTCAAGTCTATGACGAAAATGAGTTGTATCCAGACCAAAGGCttactccacataagtctgagctGCCTACATTTGAGCAACCAAttgatcaggtgaatcctgtGTATCAGCACCCACAACCACTAAGGGATGTGGCTCCAAGAAGTGTGCTTCAAAACGACACGAGAGCTTGTGAAAGTCCTGGATGA